A genomic segment from Pseudomonas sessilinigenes encodes:
- a CDS encoding MFS transporter: MPFIVYIFTLSAFALGLAEFVPIGLADVIARDLGVNVEQAGGAVSLYALGATFAAPIFSALTAGWSRRHALLVTVLVFCAGSLVAAFANSLALLLVARFVAGMGHGLFLAVASSTAARLVGPGQAGRAVAVVFAGFTLAMAIGVPIGTYLGSLLSWRPVLGAIAAFGALGFLGLLLGMREPARVAGQQRESAGQALKAILHPALLTAALVTVLGYAGSFSAYTYIAPLLTEVTQISSTTLGLFMLAYGVLAAVGNWLGGRLTDGLGVNRASAIVLAGIAACTLGMWGLATFAGAMFVLVALLGLFTYAAVPALQARLIGVAERHAPHAQGVAAGLNIAGFNAGIALGAWLGGITIGQAGIAWMGLSGAIVAMLGLGLLGLLLVNSPDSGYRRVTTGE; this comes from the coding sequence ATGCCATTCATCGTCTATATCTTCACCCTCAGTGCCTTTGCCCTGGGCCTTGCTGAATTCGTGCCCATCGGCCTGGCTGACGTTATTGCCCGGGACCTGGGCGTGAATGTCGAGCAGGCCGGTGGTGCGGTTTCCCTGTACGCCCTGGGCGCGACGTTCGCCGCACCAATCTTCAGTGCCCTGACCGCTGGATGGTCGCGCAGGCACGCCCTGTTGGTGACCGTGCTGGTGTTCTGTGCCGGCAGCCTGGTTGCCGCGTTCGCCAACAGCCTGGCGTTGCTACTGGTCGCGCGCTTCGTCGCCGGCATGGGCCATGGCCTGTTCCTGGCCGTGGCCTCCAGCACCGCAGCACGCCTGGTCGGCCCCGGGCAAGCGGGGCGCGCGGTGGCCGTGGTCTTCGCCGGTTTCACCCTCGCCATGGCGATCGGTGTGCCCATTGGCACCTACCTGGGCAGCTTGCTGTCCTGGCGTCCGGTGCTGGGGGCGATTGCCGCATTCGGTGCATTGGGTTTCCTTGGCTTGTTGCTGGGCATGCGGGAGCCGGCCAGGGTCGCGGGGCAACAGCGCGAGTCTGCGGGCCAGGCCCTCAAGGCGATCCTGCATCCAGCGTTACTGACGGCGGCGCTGGTGACCGTGCTCGGTTACGCCGGTTCGTTCAGCGCCTATACGTACATTGCGCCGCTGCTGACCGAAGTGACGCAGATCAGCTCCACGACGCTTGGCCTCTTCATGTTGGCCTATGGCGTGCTGGCTGCGGTCGGCAACTGGCTTGGCGGCCGTTTGACCGACGGCCTCGGGGTCAACCGCGCCAGTGCCATCGTGCTCGCCGGCATTGCCGCCTGCACGCTGGGCATGTGGGGCCTGGCAACGTTTGCGGGGGCCATGTTCGTGCTGGTGGCCTTGCTCGGGTTGTTCACCTATGCGGCGGTGCCGGCGCTACAGGCCCGCTTGATCGGGGTCGCCGAACGGCATGCGCCCCATGCCCAGGGCGTAGCGGCCGGGCTGAATATCGCCGGCTTCAATGCGGGGATCGCCTTGGGCGCCTGGCTGGGAGGTATCACCATCGGCCAGGCGGGCATCGCCTGGATGGGGCTCAGCGGGGCCATCGTCGCGATGCTCGGGCTGGGCCTGCTGGGGCTGTTGCTGGT